In a genomic window of Ipomoea triloba cultivar NCNSP0323 chromosome 3, ASM357664v1:
- the LOC116012113 gene encoding probable acyl-activating enzyme 5, peroxisomal — MDQLKPSMSSSCPLTPLSFLERASIVYGECASVVHNNTVYTWSDTYTRCRRLASSITGVIGPERAQVVSVVAPNIPATYELQFAVPMAGAVINNINTRLDARTVSVILAHGESKMVFVDFQFCPLVLEAISLLPRNVGRPTVVLIEDGYDVAWTTFSRNGMIFDTYEGLVRNGDSEFNWIRPAGEWEAMTLNYTSGTTSSPKGVVHSHRSIFVMTLDSLIGWFVPERPVYLWTLPMFHSNGWSYTWGMAAVGGTNVCLRKIEAEGVYESIEKYNVTHMCGAPVVLNMLANSPRARPLKSPVHFLTGGAPPPAAVLLRIESLGFTVSHGYGLTEVAGVVVSCVWKPKWNELPAAERAKLKARQGVRTLGTAAVDVVEAGSGRSVKRDGSTMGEIILKGDCIMLGYLKNPEATKKCMKNGWLYTGDVGVMHPDGYLEIKDRSKDIIISGGENVSSVEVESVLYSHPVVNEAAVVARPDDFWGETPCAFVSLTHNNNNHRQASVKEMIEFCRERLPHYMVPKTVVFMAELPKTATGKIQKFALRGLAKKMGTLTISRM, encoded by the coding sequence ATGGACCAATTGAAACCAAGCATGTCCAGTTCCTGTCCCTTGACGCCATTGTCGTTCTTGGAAAGAGCTTCCATTGTTTACGGCGAATGCGCTTCCGTGGTACACAACAACACTGTTTACACGTGGTCTGATACCTACACGCGGTGCCGCCGTTTGGCTTCTTCAATCACCGGCGTTATTGGGCCGGAGAGGGCCCAGGTGGTCTCCGTCGTCGCTCCCAATATTCCGGCGACGTATGAGCTTCAATTTGCTGTTCCTATGGCCGGCGCGGTGATTAATAACATTAACACGCGCTTGGACGCGCGGACTGTCTCGGTTATACTCGCCCACGGGGAATCGAAGATGGTTTTCGTGGATTTCCAGTTTTGCCCCTTGGTTCTTGAGGCGATTTCTTTGCTCCCCCGGAATGTTGGGCGGCCGACGGTGGTGCTGATTGAGGACGGGTACGATGTTGCCTGGACGACGTTTTCGAGGAATGGAATGATATTTGATACGTACGAGGGGCTGGTGAGGAATGGGGATTCGGAGTTCAATTGGATCCGGCCGGCGGGGGAATGGGAGGCGATGACGTTGAATTATACGTCAGGCACCACGTCATCTCCCAAAGGAGTGGTGCACTCGCACCGGTCGATCTTCGTGATGACGTTGGATTCGTTGATCGGGTGGTTCGTGCCGGAGCGGCCGGTTTATCTCTGGACGTTGCCGATGTTCCACTCCAACGGGTGGAGCTATACGTGGGGAATGGCGGCCGTGGGCGGCACCAATGTCTGCCTGCGGAAAATCGAAGCCGAGGGGGTTTACGAGTCCATAGAAAAATACAACGTTACACACATGTGCGGTGCGCCCGTGGTACTCAACATGTTAGCTAATTCGCCCCGCGCTAGGCCGCTCAAGAGCCCCGTCCATTTCCTGACCGGCGGGGCGCCGCCCCCCGCTGCCGTCCTCCTCCGCATAGAGTCTCTGGGGTTTACCGTGAGCCACGGGTACGGGCTGACCGAGGTGGCCGGGGTGGTGGTGTCGTGCGTGTGGAAACCGAAGTGGAACGAGTTACCCGCGGCCGAGCGGGCGAAATTGAAGGCTCGGCAAGGGGTGAGAACGCTCGGGACGGCCGCGGTGGACGTGGTGGAGGCGGGTTCCGGGCGGAGCGTGAAGCGGGACGGGTCGACAATGGGGGAGATTATACTAAAAGGAGATTGTATAATGTTAGGGTACCTTAAAAACCCCGAAGCAACtaaaaaatgcatgaaaaacGGGTGGCTTTATACCGGCGACGTCGGAGTTATGCACCCGGACGGCTACCTGGAAATCAAGGACCGGTCCAAGGACATTATAATCAGCGGCGGCGAGAATGTGAGTAGCGTGGAGGTGGAGTCGGTTCTTTACTCCCACCCGGTGGTGAATGAGGCGGCGGTGGTGGCTCGGCCGGACGATTTCTGGGGCGAAACGCCTTGCGCTTTTGTAAGTTTGacccacaacaacaacaatcatcGTCAGGCCAGCGTGAAGGAGATGATAGAGTTTTGCCGTGAAAGATTGCCTCATTACATGGTGCCCAAGACGGTGGTTTTCATGGCGGAGCTTCCAAAAACAGCCACCGGAAAAATTCAGAAATTTGCTCTCAGAGGGTTGGCCAAGAAGATGGGGACATTAACCATCAGTAGAATGTAA